A genomic segment from Desulfurispirillum indicum S5 encodes:
- the trmFO gene encoding methylenetetrahydrofolate--tRNA-(uracil(54)-C(5))-methyltransferase (FADH(2)-oxidizing) TrmFO yields the protein MAQAKECGKDDTTMHTTIVGGGLAGSEAALLLADHGVNVTLFEMRPHIMTPAHTSGDFCEMLCSNSLRGDSEESGPGILKRELLQANSPFLLAARQFRVPAGGAFAVDRAALAAHITRLIENHPQIRVVREEYSHLDFSPERPLIVAAGPLASQALCNSMGKLFGQSLYFYDAIAPIVDGDTVNLEIAFRAARYDKGDADYLNCPMSEEQYQRFYHELISAQRVKPRDFEKEIHFEGCMPIEEMADRGQETLCFGPMKPVGLPHPVTGERFHAVVQLRRESLNDNAWNLVGFQTKLIQSEQKRVFRLIPGLEAANFLRLGSMHRNTYINGPRFLEADYRVKDHPGLWLAGQITGVEGYIESVASGHVAALSVLHQLRAQEFSAPPATTAMGALGCHVTTPSANFQPSNINFGLFAPIAERHRKKERKALYSRRAEEEFRSWLQRYGGHDRG from the coding sequence ATCGCCCAGGCAAAAGAGTGCGGAAAGGACGATACCACCATGCATACCACCATCGTCGGCGGCGGACTGGCCGGCAGCGAGGCAGCGCTGCTGCTGGCCGATCACGGCGTCAACGTCACCCTCTTTGAGATGCGCCCCCACATCATGACCCCCGCCCACACCAGTGGCGACTTCTGCGAAATGCTTTGTTCTAACTCCCTGCGCGGCGATTCCGAGGAGTCGGGGCCGGGAATCCTGAAGCGCGAACTGCTGCAGGCGAACTCGCCCTTTCTGCTGGCGGCCCGTCAGTTCCGGGTTCCTGCCGGTGGCGCCTTTGCCGTGGATCGCGCCGCCCTGGCGGCCCACATAACCCGCCTGATAGAAAATCATCCCCAGATTCGGGTGGTGCGCGAAGAATACTCCCACCTGGACTTTTCCCCTGAACGCCCCCTGATCGTGGCTGCCGGCCCACTGGCTTCCCAGGCCCTGTGCAACTCCATGGGCAAGCTTTTCGGCCAGAGCCTCTACTTCTACGATGCCATTGCCCCCATTGTGGACGGCGACACGGTGAACCTGGAGATTGCCTTCCGCGCTGCCCGCTACGACAAAGGCGACGCCGACTACCTCAACTGTCCCATGAGCGAGGAGCAGTACCAGCGTTTTTACCACGAGCTCATCAGCGCCCAGCGGGTCAAGCCCCGCGATTTTGAGAAGGAGATTCACTTTGAGGGCTGCATGCCCATCGAGGAGATGGCCGACCGGGGCCAGGAGACCCTGTGCTTCGGCCCCATGAAGCCTGTGGGCCTGCCCCATCCGGTGACCGGTGAACGCTTTCACGCCGTGGTGCAGCTGCGCCGCGAGAGTCTGAATGACAACGCCTGGAATCTGGTGGGCTTTCAGACCAAGCTGATCCAGAGCGAGCAGAAGCGGGTCTTCCGCCTGATCCCCGGCCTGGAAGCGGCCAACTTCCTGCGCCTGGGCAGCATGCACCGCAATACCTACATCAACGGCCCCCGCTTCCTGGAGGCCGACTACCGGGTCAAAGACCACCCCGGCCTGTGGCTGGCGGGGCAGATAACCGGTGTGGAGGGTTATATTGAATCGGTGGCCAGCGGCCATGTGGCCGCCCTCAGCGTGCTGCACCAGCTTCGCGCTCAGGAATTCTCGGCGCCGCCAGCCACGACGGCCATGGGTGCCCTGGGCTGCCACGTCACCACCCCCAGTGCCAACTTTCAGCCCAGCAACATCAACTTCGGCCTCTTCGCCCCCATCGCCGAGCGCCACCGCAAAAAGGAGCGCAAGGCCCTCTACTCCCGCCGCGCCGAGGAGGAGTTCCGCTCGTGGTTGCAAAGATATGGCGGGCATGATAGAGGTTAG
- a CDS encoding helix-turn-helix transcriptional regulator, producing the protein MAKRDYDRALYRLTTILTRLSSGERLRPRELAEEFGVTVRTIQKDLFERLSHIPIERHQDGSYLLGDSYRLPRLPQTDEILILELAAELLDQVHPEFGRTVQRILPCQELPRRNFLLNLGLEELGSHQETFTLLKRTLHSCQRLRFTYTHTGGARREHCADPYRLACLRGRWHLLAWDHHAESITTFHMKSMEQLRAGPDTFTPQPGVEEHIRNLCSKATPYGWIDQGSTSVTLKATGNAHRFLRCALSQNLQKVRETADSLILRLHYREEREVLAFIRHWMPDVTIEDNPHMEARLIRQVEAYLDERSR; encoded by the coding sequence ATGGCAAAACGCGACTACGACAGGGCCCTCTATCGCCTGACCACAATCCTCACCCGTCTGAGCAGCGGCGAACGGCTGCGACCTCGGGAGCTGGCCGAAGAGTTTGGCGTTACGGTGCGAACCATCCAGAAGGATCTCTTTGAGCGCCTGAGCCACATCCCCATTGAGAGGCACCAGGATGGCAGCTATCTCCTGGGGGACTCCTACCGCCTGCCACGCCTGCCCCAGACCGATGAAATCCTGATTCTGGAGCTGGCCGCCGAACTGCTGGATCAGGTACACCCCGAATTTGGCCGAACCGTTCAGCGAATTCTGCCCTGCCAGGAGCTGCCCCGTCGCAACTTTCTGTTGAACCTGGGACTGGAGGAGCTTGGCAGCCATCAGGAAACCTTTACCCTGCTCAAGCGCACCCTGCACAGCTGCCAGCGGCTGCGCTTCACCTATACCCATACCGGTGGCGCACGTCGGGAGCACTGCGCCGACCCCTATCGCCTGGCGTGCCTGCGCGGCCGGTGGCACCTGCTGGCCTGGGATCACCACGCCGAAAGCATCACCACCTTCCATATGAAGTCCATGGAGCAGCTGCGCGCAGGTCCCGATACCTTCACACCCCAGCCAGGCGTGGAGGAGCACATCCGCAACCTCTGCAGCAAAGCGACCCCCTACGGCTGGATCGACCAGGGAAGCACCAGCGTAACCCTCAAAGCCACCGGCAATGCCCATCGTTTTCTGCGCTGCGCCCTCAGCCAGAATCTGCAGAAAGTCCGCGAAACCGCCGACAGCCTGATACTGCGGCTGCACTACCGCGAAGAGCGGGAAGTGCTGGCCTTTATCCGCCACTGGATGCCCGACGTGACCATTGAGGACAACCCCCACATGGAAGCCCGCCTGATACGCCAGGTGGAAGCCTACCTGGATGAGCGCAGCCGATGA
- the hslU gene encoding ATP-dependent protease ATPase subunit HslU — protein MEQLTPSQIVAELDKYIIGQTEAKKAVAIALRNRWRRQRLDSFLREEISPKNIIMIGPTGVGKTEIARRLAKLTNSPFIKVEASKFTEVGYVGRDVESIIRDLTEASVKMVKDELVKRYQDQAQEAAVERVLDTIIPPSESPNYQDTRQKFRKKLLEGEFDDKEIEIDITMPPPRVEIMGMPGQQPGMEDFTSGLKDMFGGLFGNRQKKKKTKVRAALRLIQDEEAAKLVDTEEVNTKAVELVEQSGIVFLDEIDKIASSQEVRKGGADVSREGVQRDILPIVEGSTVSTKYGMVRTDHILFIAAGAFHFSKPSDLIPELQGRFPIRVELDSLGKDDFVRILSEPRSALVKQYRHLLATEHITLDFQPEAIEAIAEYSVQANEKMENIGARRLHTVMEKLLEEVSFHAPEMDSMTIAIDRNYVDLRLKKLVEDEDLSRYIL, from the coding sequence GTGGAACAACTCACCCCATCCCAGATCGTGGCCGAGCTGGACAAGTACATCATCGGCCAGACCGAAGCCAAAAAAGCCGTGGCCATCGCCCTGCGCAATCGCTGGCGTCGCCAGCGCCTGGACAGCTTCCTGCGCGAAGAGATCTCCCCCAAGAATATCATCATGATCGGCCCCACCGGCGTGGGCAAGACGGAAATCGCCCGCCGCCTGGCCAAACTCACCAATTCGCCCTTCATTAAAGTGGAAGCCAGCAAGTTCACCGAAGTGGGCTATGTGGGCCGTGATGTGGAATCCATCATCCGCGACCTGACCGAAGCTTCGGTCAAGATGGTCAAGGATGAGCTCGTGAAGCGCTATCAGGATCAGGCCCAGGAGGCGGCGGTGGAGCGGGTGCTGGATACCATCATCCCCCCCAGCGAGAGCCCCAACTACCAGGACACGCGCCAGAAATTCCGCAAGAAACTGCTGGAAGGCGAATTCGACGACAAGGAAATTGAAATCGATATCACCATGCCGCCGCCCCGGGTGGAAATCATGGGCATGCCCGGCCAGCAGCCCGGCATGGAGGACTTCACCTCCGGCCTCAAGGATATGTTCGGCGGGCTCTTCGGCAATCGCCAGAAAAAGAAGAAAACCAAGGTGCGAGCCGCTCTGCGCCTGATTCAGGATGAAGAAGCCGCCAAGCTGGTGGACACCGAAGAGGTGAACACCAAAGCCGTGGAACTGGTGGAGCAGTCGGGCATCGTCTTTCTGGACGAGATCGACAAGATCGCCAGCAGCCAGGAAGTGCGCAAGGGTGGTGCCGATGTCAGCCGCGAAGGCGTCCAGCGCGACATTCTGCCCATTGTGGAGGGTTCCACCGTCTCCACCAAGTACGGCATGGTACGCACCGACCACATCCTCTTTATTGCTGCCGGTGCCTTCCACTTCTCCAAACCCAGCGACCTGATCCCCGAGCTGCAGGGCCGCTTTCCCATCCGCGTGGAGCTGGACTCCCTGGGCAAAGATGATTTCGTGCGCATCCTCAGCGAACCCCGCAGCGCCCTGGTCAAACAGTACCGCCACCTGCTGGCCACCGAGCACATCACCCTGGACTTCCAGCCCGAAGCCATAGAAGCCATTGCCGAATACTCGGTGCAGGCCAACGAGAAGATGGAAAACATCGGTGCGCGCCGCCTGCACACCGTCATGGAAAAGCTGCTGGAAGAAGTCAGCTTCCACGCGCCGGAAATGGACTCCATGACCATCGCCATCGACCGCAACTACGTGGACCTGCGCCTGAAAAAGCTGGTGGAAGACGAAGACCTGAGCCGCTACATCCTGTAA
- the hslV gene encoding ATP-dependent protease subunit HslV, with protein sequence MFKGTTIVCVRRDGRVALGGDGQVTLGNTVMKATAKKVRTLADGAVISGFAGSTADAFNLFEKFEGKLKKHGNILTRAAVEMAKDWRSDRILRRLEAMLIVADRENSFIISGTGDIVEPEDGILAIGSGGSYAMAAARALRENTDLTAVDIARKSLEIAADICIYSNRNITILEL encoded by the coding sequence ATGTTTAAAGGAACAACCATAGTCTGCGTGCGTCGCGACGGACGCGTGGCCCTGGGTGGCGACGGTCAGGTCACCCTCGGCAATACGGTGATGAAGGCCACGGCCAAGAAAGTCCGTACCCTGGCTGACGGTGCGGTCATCAGTGGCTTTGCCGGCTCCACTGCCGACGCTTTTAATCTCTTTGAGAAGTTTGAAGGCAAGCTGAAAAAACACGGCAATATTCTGACCCGCGCCGCCGTGGAGATGGCCAAGGACTGGCGCAGCGACCGCATCCTGCGCCGCCTGGAGGCCATGCTTATCGTGGCCGACCGCGAGAACTCTTTCATCATCAGCGGTACCGGCGATATTGTGGAGCCTGAAGACGGCATCCTGGCCATCGGCTCCGGCGGCTCCTACGCCATGGCGGCAGCCCGCGCCCTGCGGGAAAACACCGATCTGACCGCCGTTGATATCGCCCGCAAGTCCCTGGAGATTGCCGCCGACATCTGCATCTATTCCAACCGCAACATCACTATTCTGGAACTGTAA